The Prosthecobacter debontii genomic sequence TGCGTGGCGTAAATCCAGCCATCCTGACCTAACCGAAAGCTGCTGCACATGCCGTGGGTGTCTTTTTCATAACCCAGTGGCCCCATGACCACTTCGCGTAAGTCGGCTTTTCCATCGCCATCGGTATCGGCGAAATACCAGATATTCGGAATGCTCCAGGCAATACAGCCCGTTTTGTGTTCAGGTTTATGCCAGGGCACCACACCCGTGGGGATATTCAAGCCATCAGCAAAGTCAGTGACCTTATCAGCGCGACCATCCCCATCCGTATCCTCTAGGATCTTGATGGCATCTCGGCTGTCCTTCACCCGGGTGCCCTGGGGATCAGACCAACGGCTTTGATCCGCGCAGTAAGGATACTCCACGGTCGAGCTCACCCACAGACGCCCCTGGGTATCAAAGGCCATGTTGATGGGCTTATTGATCATCGGCTCGCTGGCAAAAAGCTGGATTTCAAAACCCTCGGGCACGGTCAAAGCTGCAAGTTCTCGCTCAGCTGTCGTGGCCTCCGTCTCACGGACAAGGCGAGTATCTGCAGCCAGCGACACTCCAACCATCAGACCCATGATCAGCCATCCATTGAACGCAATTGAAGTGGGCATTATAAGAAAAGTATCACCATTGGAGACTAACCGACGAACTCCAAACCAACGTTCGTGAGAACTCCGTCCTTTGGACAACGTTTGGTGCTTCATGCGTTTTTTGATTGTCCTCCTGTCCCTGCTTATTCCGGCCTCACTCTCCTGGGCGGAGGCACCCCTTCGCATCGTGCTGGCAGGGGACTCAACGGTTGCAGCACGCACGAAGACGGACAAAGAAAGGCCTGACCTCACGGGCTGGGGTGAGCTTTTGCCTGTCTTTATGCCCAGGACCACCATCATCAATCACGCCCGAGGTGGGGCCAGTTCCAAGAGCTTCCGTAGCCTCGGTCTGTGGGACAGAGTCCTGGCCGAAAAACCCGATTACGTGCTGATCCAGTTCGGTCACAATGATCAACCCGGCAAAGGTGAACGCACCACCGACCCGAAGGGGGATTACCGGGATAACTTGAAGCGCTTCATCGAAGAAGTGCGTGGCGTCGGCGGTAAACCCGTGCTCATCACCTCTGTCGCCCGCAGAACCTTCGAAGACGGAAAGCTGGTTTCGACGCTTGGACCTTACGTTGAAGCCATGAAGGCCGTGGCCGCAGAAATGAAGGTCCCTGTCATTGATCTCCATCACACAAGCTTTCTCTTTTGCTCCCAGATGGGCGAAAAGTTCTGCCTGCGCTACGCCCCCTCCGCAACGGATCGCACGCATTTCAATACCGAAGGAGCACGCATCACCGCCCGGTTCGTGGCAGAAGGTCTACAACAAGAAGTGCCTGCACTGCGTCCCTATCTGCAATTGGTTCCACCTCCACCTGAGGAACTGCCTTTCGACGTTAACCTGGAGACCATCCATCGGGGTTACGATGGCGAGACCTGCTGGGTCCATCCGCGAGCAGGTGCCATTCCGGGGCCGACGCCGAGCGTGGTACTGACCATGCAAAAGCTCTTGCTCACGGGTAGCGATGTCTTTTTTGCCCTGAATGAGATGCGCACCGATGACCTGGGCAAAACCTGGAGTGAGCCCAAGCCTCACGAAGAAACTTTGGGTCGCCGAACCAAGCCGGACGGCACCATCATAGCCGCATGTGACTTCACCCCCAAATGGCATGCAAAATCCGGCAAGCTTCTCGGCACAGGTCACACGGTTCAGTATGAGAACAATAAGGTGATGCACAATCCTCAGCGCAGCACCGCGTATGCTGTGTATGATGAAAAGGAGCGCACTTGGTCTTCATGGAGCACTTTAGACATGCCCAAGGCAGCCAAGTTCTTTAATTCCGGCGCCGGCTGTGTGCAGCGTTTCGATCTCGAAAACGGCGATATTCTTCTACCCATCTATTTCAAAGGTGATGGTGACAAGTATTACAACGTCACGGTGTTGCGCTGTGCATTCGACGGCAAAACCTTGAAGTATATCGAGCAGGGCAATGACCTGAAATTAGAATCGGGACGGGGTGTCTATGAACCCTCACTCACCCGTTACCAAGGACGCTTTTACCTGACCCTGCGCAACGACACCGCCGCTTACGTCACCACCAGCGAGGATGGTCTGCACTATGGCCCCATCCAGCCATGGCAATTCGATGACGGCAGCGATCTCGGCAACTACAACACCCAACAGCATTGGGTGTCTCATAACCAAGGATTGTATCTGGCTTACAATCGCAAAGGATTGAACAACGACCACATAGTGCGTCACCGTGCACCGTTGGTCATGGCTCAGGTGAACCCGGAAACCCTTAAAGTGATCCGCTCCACCGAATGCATCCTGGTTCCAGAGCGTGGGGTCCGTTTGGGCAACTTCGCCGTCACCGAAGTGAACGAGAATGAGACCTGGGTCACCGTCGCGGAATGGATGCAAAACACGCCGCCCAATATCATCGTCCCACCCGATAACGCCTTTGGCGCGGACAACAGCGTCTATGTCGCGAGAATCCGATGGAAGAAGTGAGCCTATATAGCTTCACGCCTGCTATAACAGTGAAACCGGTGGCGTCTTAGCCCGCTCATACCCTTCATCCACCAGCAAGGCTCCAGACTTCGAAGCGGCCACGGCAATTTGATCACAGCGATTGTTGCCTTCATTCGAGGCATGGCCCTTCACCCAACGCAGCGTAACTTTGTGCTTTTCCAGCACCTTCAGCGCACGATCCCAGAGATCGGCATTCACAGCAGGTTGTTTATCGGCTTTGACCCAGCCACGTGCTTTCCAGCTCTTGGCCCAGTTTTTCTGAATCGCATCCACGACATAACGAGAGTCTGAATAAAGCGTGACCTCACAAGGGCGATTGAGCAGTTCGAGGCCTTTGATCAAGGCCAGCAACTCCATGCGATTGTTCGTCGTCTTGCGATACCCCTGTGAGAGTTCCTTGATGTGCTTGCCACTCTGGAGAAGCACTCCATAGCCCCCAGGGCCGGGATTGCCGCTGCAAGCGCCGTCGGTGTAGATGATCACGGAGGTCATGCTTCGCTAGCAAGGAGAGATTTCAACAGCTCCGCCAAACCAGTCGTATCCGGCAGCGTATGGGTGGCGGCGATCACATGGGGGTTCTCGCTTTCGATGCGAATGGTCACGGGCACCCCCGCATTCGTCCCCATCTGGATATCGCGATCTGCATCCCCGACCATGATGCAGCGGCTGAGATCGAGATCATGTTCCTCGGCGGCCTTAAGCAGCATTTCGGCACTTGGTTTGCGACAGGTACAACCGGGATCTTTGGAAAGGCATGTGCAAGCGTAGATGCCATCAAAAGCCGCGTCCTGCTCAGCCAAACGGGCCTGCATGCGAGCATGGATATCATCCAGCGTCGCTTGGGTCATAAGCCCCTTGCCCACCCCCTGCTGGCTGGTGGCCAGGACCGTGGCATAACCACGGGTTTTGCATAACTTCAGGGCATCAAGGATGCCTGGGCTGAAATGAAAATCCTCCCAGTCCAGAACATACCCCGGTCCTGGAGAAAGATTCACCACCCCATCACGATCAAAAAAAACAGCCGGACGACTCATTCAATAACAGATTCAAAGTTAGGCCAAACAGGCAGGCCTGCGATACAAACATTATCTCCAATGGGCAAAATAGAGACTTTATCCAAAGCGACAGACTGTGCCCACTCAGGTCCTGCCAAGACGGGCAAACCTGCCCCACATAGACGGGGCGCGATATACCAGCAGACCTCATCCACGCAATGCTCACGAAAAGCTTGTCCGAGGACATTGGCGCCCCCTTCCACCAGAACGCTGGTGATGCCTTGAGCTGCGAGGGCTTTAAGCGCATCTTTAAAGCTGAGGTCACGCAGCACCAGAGTCCGCATTTGATGCTCATCAGTGAACAAACGCGACTCCGCAGGCAAGTCCCCTCCACGTGTGAGCACCACTCGCCAGGGCTGCTCTTTGAGACTGCCATTGCGCAGGGTCAGGCGCGGATTATCTCGTCGCAAAGTTTCTGCCCCAATGAGGATGGCGTCCACCCGCGCACGCAACCCTTGGCTATGAGCCCGAGCCGCTTCGCTCGTGATCCATTGGCCTTCACCCGCAGGACGAGTGATTCGTCCATCCAGACTCTGTCCAGCTTTGGCAATCACATAGGGCAGCCCGGTGGTGATCCATTTGGCAAATGGACGCAAGAGGTCTTCACATGCCTCACGTAGCACGCCCCGCGTCACCGTCACTCCCACCGCTTCGAGCAGCTCTTGTGCACGCCCTGCGTGAGCGGGATTGGGATCGTCTGCCCCCCAAACGACTCTCTGAATGCCTGCGGACTGAATCGCCACCGTGCAGGCACCGGTGCGACCTTGCGTGCTACAGGGCTCAAGGGTTACGTAAATCGTCGCCCCGGCGATTTGGTCAGGCGCACGCTTCTGGGCATCTCTCAGCGCTTCGATCTCCGCGTGAGGTTGCCCAGCCTTTCGATGGTAGCCCTGGCCAATCATTTCCCCACCAGACACGATCACCGCCCCAACCGCGGGATTTGGACTGGTGAATCCGACTCCCTGCCGAGCTTGCTCGAGAGCAAGACTCATCCAGTGAGAGTCGGTTTCAGAATCGATCGTTGGCATGGTGTTGTTTTCCATAACGCGCTCCTTTTCATCCCACAAGGCAGGTTTCACAGGACTTGCTGACAGGGAAGCCTAGGCTTGACCGTACTGAGGGCTCTGTGTTGACTCCTGATTTCATGAACCGCCGCGATTTTCTCTACCAGTCTGCTTTCACCACGGCAGCCCTGACCGCTTCCAAACTGAAAGCCTCCACCTCGCGGCCCCTAATCGGGATGGACCACTTCGCGGTCCGTGGCACGGGCTGGAAGGCAGGGCAATTCATCGACTATGCCGCCAGCTTAAAGCTGGACACCTGCTTCATCTCGGAGCTGCATGTGTTTGAAAACTTCGAAGAAGCTTATCTGAAGAGCCTCAAAGAGAAGGCGGACAACGCCGGGCTGAAACTCTACGTGGGCACAGGCTGTGTGTGCCCCACCTCCAACACCTGGAAAGACACTTACGGCACGGCGGAGGATCACCTCGCTCTGACCATTCGTGTGGCGAAGGCCCTGGGCTCTCCCGTGGCTCGTTGTTACTTGGGCAATCAGAAGGACCGTAGCAGCGATGGCGGCATCCAGAAGCACATGGAGGAAACCGTCAAAGTCATCCAGGCCAACAAGTCTCGCGCCGAAGCTGAAGGCATCAAAATCGCCATCGAAAACCATGCGGGGGACATGCAGTCCGCAGAATTGAAAACCTTGATTGAAGCGGCAGGCAAAAGTTATGTCGGAGCCAATATTGACCCCGGAAACGCCGTGTGGGCTCTGGAAGAACCTCTGACACACCTGGAAGTCCTGGGGCCACTGACGGTCTGCTCCAGCGTCCGTGGCAGCATGGTCTGGGAAACTGAGGAAGGTGCCATGGTCCAGTGGACCGCCGTGGGAGAGGGCTTGGTGGATTTTAAAGCTTATGCCAAACGTTTTGCTGAGCTGGCCCCTGGCGTTCCTCTTCAGGTGGAGACCATCTCCGGCTTTGCCCGCCCCTTCGCATTTAAAAAAGACGAGTTCTGGAAACCCTTTCCGGAGAGCTATCGGGACTCAGCCAGTTTTGCCGCTTGGCTCGGCATGATGAAAAAAGGCCAGGAAATCCCCAGCTTCAAAGCCCCCGAAGGTCCCGAGAAAAAAGAGGCCGAAATCGCTTATCAGAAGGCCGAGCTGGAGCGAAGCACCTCCTGGCTACAGACTAATCTATAGAGTTTTTGAGGGCACCTTCAGGGTGTGATCTCGGACTTCGAATTTCAAAACTGAGAGGCAAAAAAGATCGGCTTCCCGAAAATTAAAGTTTACTTAATTATCTAGTATAGCTAAGTGGTGCCATAATTTTACGTGGCTGCCATGACTCTTTCTCCCGATACCCTGCGCCCCGAGACTCTGGCTGAATTAGAAGCTGGCCTACACCAAATGAAAACGGCCAACTACTTCCTACGAGTGGCCGTGGATCAGGTTCCAGAAGCGGTGATGATCCTGGAAGCCGAAACGCATGAGAAGTCCGGCCCCAAGGTTCTTTTCAGCAATGCCACAGCGGCCGCTTTGATTGGAGTCGAACCTGAGAAAGGGCTTCGCGGCATGGGGATCGCCGATCTCGCAGCCGGAGACATGGATGCATCCGTTCTTCTGGATGCCCTCAACCGTGCGGTGGAAAACGGGGGCGCTTACGAGTGCGAGGCGATGATCCAGAACTTCTACGGTCAACCTCCCCAACGCTGCCGCTGGCGCGTGCGCGCCGTTTTCAACAGCCTCCGCAAGCTTCTCAATTTCACCCTCGTCGTCACCCCCCTTCAGGGCAATTCCCGCGCCACCATGGCTGCCCTCCGCAGTGACGATCTCGACGCTCAATCAGAACAACTGAAGCAAGACAACTTGGCCGCTCTTGCTCAAGGCATTGCTCACGATGTCAATAATTTGTTAGGCCCAGTCACCATGCGCCTTTCAGATCTTCTCCAACAGGTGCAGGGGCAGCCTGCCTTGAAAGAAGAGCTTCAGCTCATCTTTGGCGGTCTCAAGCGAGCACGTCAGTTCACCTCCCAGGTGGTCACTGCATGCAAAGCCAAAACCCGCGAAAAGCAGCCGATCGATCTCGGTTCCATCATTCATGATACGGTGAAGTTTGCCGGCGCAGGCTCGAATGCTCACCTCCGAGTCCGTCTGGCCCCAGGGCTACGTTGGCCCATCGCCGATGCCGTGAAGATCAGTCAAGTCCTTCAGAATCTCATCCTCAACGGCATCCAATCCATGCCCCAAGGTGGCTACATGGACGTTGACGCTGAAAACGCCGACATTGGCCCCGGTGAAGACTCCATCTTAAAACCAGGCATGTATGTTCGGGTGGTCGTTCGTGACCGCGGTTGTGGTATCCCGCCCGAAAATCTGGAGCGCCTGTTCAAAGAGACCTTCACCACCAAGCCAGACGGTAATGGCATCGGCCTAACCACCTGCAAACTTTTTGTACATGCTCATGAAGGAGATATCCGCGTCTCCTCACGCCTGAACATCGGCACCGAATTCACGATTTATCTGCCTGCTGTTCCTGCAAAGGAGGCACCTGGCCATTCGGAAAAAGATCATGCCCCGGTGCCCTTGAAAAAAGGACAAGGTCGCGTGCTCATCGTGGATGATGAAGACGATCTCCGAAAGGTCGCCCAAATCATCCTCATGCGCTGCGGCTACGAGGTCCTCGAATGCGATAACGGTCAAGATGCCGTCAAGATCTATCAGAGCCTAGCCCGCACCGGCACACCGCCAGATGTCGTACTCATGGACTTGACCCTACGCGGTGGCATGAATGGCGGCGAGACTGCGGAAGAAATTTTGCGTTATGATCCTGAAGCACGCTTGGTCGTAACCAGCGGCAGCGTCAACGAAGATGTCCAGATGACCTTCCTGGAAAAAGGTTTCGTCGCCGTGCTGCCTAAACCTTACGAGGCAGGTGAACTCACCCAAGTCGTGCACCGCGTGGTGACGATGATGAGCCGTGCCTAAAGGCCTGTCGCCTAGCGACATGTCAGCCCCCTCATTCTCCCGAAGAATCGGCTTCATTCCTCAGACCTCACAAGGGTAAACTGCCATTGAAAGAACGGTCATATCTGCTTCGCAGTCGATTTGTTGATTCTGAAATCCTGCGATTGACAGCGAATCCCCCCAACAATTCAGATTAAGGCCGCCTCCCCAATGAAAAAACAGTTGCCCTAACGTCTTGGTGAGGTTAAGGAACCCGTCCGACAAAAACGCGCGGTTAGCTCAGTGGTAGAGCATCACCTTGACATGGTGGGGGCCACAGGTTCGAACCCTGTACCGCGCACCATCTTCTCATGAATAAGGAGAGATCAACTTTCAGGATATGCCTGAGGTAATTCGTTGAGTGGTGACTGCCTTTAGGCACATATTAATGGCGAATTCGGTTTGAATGGCTATCCACGGAGTCGCTTTGATAGCTAGAGACTCTCTGTCGAGCATCTTCGGCTTGATGGAAATGAGCTGTTACAATCGCTCGAACTTGCCGATATAGACGCAGAGAGATGTCGCACTCGGGGGCGAGTGCATCGGCTCTGATCACCGCGTCGGTGAAGGCTTCAATATCTGGAGGTGGTTGACGAGTTAGCGTCTCTAGAGCCTCTAGAGGAGGACAGAAGCCGAGTGTGCGACACAACTCATCCAACAAGGCGTCCGCTTGGATTGAGGTAAGGACGGGTATCATTAAAAAGCTGCGCAAGGTTTGATTGGCTCATCCATAGCCTCCCGCATTTCACGGTTTAGCTGAACCCCTAGTTGGTCGCACAGCGCGAATAAGCGGCGGCGATGGTGATGCCCGCCAACGAGAATTGAATAAGGTAGTAGGTGCTTTCTAACAACAGCCACTTGGATAGGGAGGCGACGCGTTGTTTGGCCGCCTCGGCGATGACTGCGCTGCTCGCAATGAAAAGACCGAGGATCCCACCAAATCGAAGGCCTTCCATCCAAATACTGCCATCCTGCTGGATGAATGGGAAGAGATAGGCCAGGATTGCACCCTGAATGAGCATGGCACTGAGGCCTAGTGGAATGATCGGATCATCGATCCGCGAGAAGATGGCGAGCTTTCGATAGGTGTCTTTAAAAAGGACGAGATGCCAGACAAAACCCAGCCCAAAGGTGACGACGACATAGCCTGCCCAAGCGAGGAAGAAACATGCACTCATGGATGATCGCACCGCCAACAAACCCGCCACCCGCGGCGGATCAAATGAAGAATAACAAAAACAACGACCGATCACGGCGTTCGTTTGTTTGACCTATGAATGGATCAGATAGGCGATGATTTCGTCGCGATGGGGATGATTTTCCAACGTGGATTTGAGGCTATCCAGATGTCCCAGCAATTCACTGCCGATGCGTTCTTCCAATCGGGTTCGGCGGCTCGCGGAGACTTCTTCGCGTAAAGCTTCGCGCTGCCAGGGGGTGGTGAACATCAGGTGAATCTCATCGTGAAAGTTCCGGCTACGCAGAGATTCCCATTCGCCTTGATCCAACCAAATGCCGCCTGTGATGGAGCGGTCTATCGAGAACTTGAAACCGTGCCCGACTTTATAACGAATCATGAGGGTGCCTGTTTCGGGGCAGCAATAAGCGGGGGACTCAGACGGGGGCTCTAGGGTCAAGGCAGGGTCCGCAGCCGCGGGCAGTTGCGGTGTGCGAGCGGGCAAACCCGAGAGCCAGCGCATGTAGGCGACGGCGGGAATGTAATGCCCTCCGGTTTCTGGGCAGCGATAGGCTTTGAGTCCTTCTTCAAGTTGGACGACCACCATAGGTTTTTTCGAGCCGACAGGACTTCTCATGTGAGATGGGATGGAGATTGTTCACATCCTAGCGATTCGTGAGGGCCTTTCGAGCTTTTTAGCTGGCACTCGCATCACGAAGTTCATCCGTGAGATCGGCTTGGCCATTTTGCTCATCCGAATGTGCAGCGACGCAGAGGATGGAACTCTGCAACTCTTGAAAAAAGCGGCTGCATTTTTTTCAGGGTGGTCTATCTGGCAGGCGTGATAGCCATAGCAACGGCCAGCCAGAAAGGTGGCGTGGGGAAAACCACGCTGTGCATCAATCTCGCCTATTCTCTCGCGAGGCGAGGATGGAAGACACTTCTTGTCGATACCGATCCTCAGGGAGGCGTGGGACTTTCCTTGGCACGATCCACGCGCGCCAAGCAGGGCTTCTACGATTTCTTGGGTGGGGAAAAAAATATCAATAAGCTGATGCTTTCCACGCGCCTGCCAGAACTACAGATCCTGCCCACCGGGCAGTACGATGCCTGCGCTCGCAAAGGCTGGGCAGAGGCGGAGGTGCCTGCCCGTTTGGCCGACTTGTTGCGCGCCGCCGATGGCCGTGGCGTGGATTGCGTCATCCTCGATACAGCCGCGGGTCTGAATGGCATGTCCGAAGCGGTGATCAAGGCCTGCGATTATGTCATTTTGCCTCAGCAGGCGGAGCCACTGGCCGTGCGCAGTGTGCCACATATGCTGGAAACTTTTTCACGCTTCCGCGCCGAGGGTGCCGGGGTGCGGGTGGCGGGCATTTTGCTCACGATGGTGATGCCTGACAACCCGATCAG encodes the following:
- the rnhA gene encoding ribonuclease HI; this translates as MTSVIIYTDGACSGNPGPGGYGVLLQSGKHIKELSQGYRKTTNNRMELLALIKGLELLNRPCEVTLYSDSRYVVDAIQKNWAKSWKARGWVKADKQPAVNADLWDRALKVLEKHKVTLRWVKGHASNEGNNRCDQIAVAASKSGALLVDEGYERAKTPPVSLL
- a CDS encoding sugar phosphate isomerase/epimerase family protein gives rise to the protein MNRRDFLYQSAFTTAALTASKLKASTSRPLIGMDHFAVRGTGWKAGQFIDYAASLKLDTCFISELHVFENFEEAYLKSLKEKADNAGLKLYVGTGCVCPTSNTWKDTYGTAEDHLALTIRVAKALGSPVARCYLGNQKDRSSDGGIQKHMEETVKVIQANKSRAEAEGIKIAIENHAGDMQSAELKTLIEAAGKSYVGANIDPGNAVWALEEPLTHLEVLGPLTVCSSVRGSMVWETEEGAMVQWTAVGEGLVDFKAYAKRFAELAPGVPLQVETISGFARPFAFKKDEFWKPFPESYRDSASFAAWLGMMKKGQEIPSFKAPEGPEKKEAEIAYQKAELERSTSWLQTNL
- a CDS encoding GDSL-type esterase/lipase family protein, whose amino-acid sequence is MRFLIVLLSLLIPASLSWAEAPLRIVLAGDSTVAARTKTDKERPDLTGWGELLPVFMPRTTIINHARGGASSKSFRSLGLWDRVLAEKPDYVLIQFGHNDQPGKGERTTDPKGDYRDNLKRFIEEVRGVGGKPVLITSVARRTFEDGKLVSTLGPYVEAMKAVAAEMKVPVIDLHHTSFLFCSQMGEKFCLRYAPSATDRTHFNTEGARITARFVAEGLQQEVPALRPYLQLVPPPPEELPFDVNLETIHRGYDGETCWVHPRAGAIPGPTPSVVLTMQKLLLTGSDVFFALNEMRTDDLGKTWSEPKPHEETLGRRTKPDGTIIAACDFTPKWHAKSGKLLGTGHTVQYENNKVMHNPQRSTAYAVYDEKERTWSSWSTLDMPKAAKFFNSGAGCVQRFDLENGDILLPIYFKGDGDKYYNVTVLRCAFDGKTLKYIEQGNDLKLESGRGVYEPSLTRYQGRFYLTLRNDTAAYVTTSEDGLHYGPIQPWQFDDGSDLGNYNTQQHWVSHNQGLYLAYNRKGLNNDHIVRHRAPLVMAQVNPETLKVIRSTECILVPERGVRLGNFAVTEVNENETWVTVAEWMQNTPPNIIVPPDNAFGADNSVYVARIRWKK
- a CDS encoding ParA family protein encodes the protein MIAIATASQKGGVGKTTLCINLAYSLARRGWKTLLVDTDPQGGVGLSLARSTRAKQGFYDFLGGEKNINKLMLSTRLPELQILPTGQYDACARKGWAEAEVPARLADLLRAADGRGVDCVILDTAAGLNGMSEAVIKACDYVILPQQAEPLAVRSVPHMLETFSRFRAEGAGVRVAGILLTMVMPDNPISQKVVSELRALLPADLMFDQNVPRMNSFLEASAMGVPVALIKRNPPPEALVFDQLAAEIEQRTGLSQERQSSDNHASLLD
- a CDS encoding D-glycero-alpha-D-manno-heptose-1,7-bisphosphate 7-phosphatase yields the protein MSRPAVFFDRDGVVNLSPGPGYVLDWEDFHFSPGILDALKLCKTRGYATVLATSQQGVGKGLMTQATLDDIHARMQARLAEQDAAFDGIYACTCLSKDPGCTCRKPSAEMLLKAAEEHDLDLSRCIMVGDADRDIQMGTNAGVPVTIRIESENPHVIAATHTLPDTTGLAELLKSLLASEA
- a CDS encoding hybrid sensor histidine kinase/response regulator, producing MTLSPDTLRPETLAELEAGLHQMKTANYFLRVAVDQVPEAVMILEAETHEKSGPKVLFSNATAAALIGVEPEKGLRGMGIADLAAGDMDASVLLDALNRAVENGGAYECEAMIQNFYGQPPQRCRWRVRAVFNSLRKLLNFTLVVTPLQGNSRATMAALRSDDLDAQSEQLKQDNLAALAQGIAHDVNNLLGPVTMRLSDLLQQVQGQPALKEELQLIFGGLKRARQFTSQVVTACKAKTREKQPIDLGSIIHDTVKFAGAGSNAHLRVRLAPGLRWPIADAVKISQVLQNLILNGIQSMPQGGYMDVDAENADIGPGEDSILKPGMYVRVVVRDRGCGIPPENLERLFKETFTTKPDGNGIGLTTCKLFVHAHEGDIRVSSRLNIGTEFTIYLPAVPAKEAPGHSEKDHAPVPLKKGQGRVLIVDDEDDLRKVAQIILMRCGYEVLECDNGQDAVKIYQSLARTGTPPDVVLMDLTLRGGMNGGETAEEILRYDPEARLVVTSGSVNEDVQMTFLEKGFVAVLPKPYEAGELTQVVHRVVTMMSRA
- the ribD gene encoding bifunctional diaminohydroxyphosphoribosylaminopyrimidine deaminase/5-amino-6-(5-phosphoribosylamino)uracil reductase RibD codes for the protein MPTIDSETDSHWMSLALEQARQGVGFTSPNPAVGAVIVSGGEMIGQGYHRKAGQPHAEIEALRDAQKRAPDQIAGATIYVTLEPCSTQGRTGACTVAIQSAGIQRVVWGADDPNPAHAGRAQELLEAVGVTVTRGVLREACEDLLRPFAKWITTGLPYVIAKAGQSLDGRITRPAGEGQWITSEAARAHSQGLRARVDAILIGAETLRRDNPRLTLRNGSLKEQPWRVVLTRGGDLPAESRLFTDEHQMRTLVLRDLSFKDALKALAAQGITSVLVEGGANVLGQAFREHCVDEVCWYIAPRLCGAGLPVLAGPEWAQSVALDKVSILPIGDNVCIAGLPVWPNFESVIE